One window of the Eucalyptus grandis isolate ANBG69807.140 chromosome 8, ASM1654582v1, whole genome shotgun sequence genome contains the following:
- the LOC104415781 gene encoding proteasome subunit alpha type-4 — protein sequence MSRRYDSRTTIFSPEGRLYQVEYAMEAIGNAGSAIGILAKDGVVLVGEKKVTSKLLQTSTSTEKMYKIDDHVACAVAGIMSDANILINTARVQAQRYTYAYQEPMPVEQLVQSLCDTKQGYTQFGGLRPFGVSFLFAGWDKNYGFQLYMSDPSGNYGGWKAAAIGANNQAAQSILKQDYKDEINREEAIQLALKVLSKTMDSTSLTSDKLELAEVFLMPSGNVKYQVCSADSLNKLLAKFGVAQPSTEA from the coding sequence ATGTCTAGGAGATATGACAGCCGCACGACAATCTTCTCCCCTGAAGGTCGCCTCTACCAAGTCGAGTATGCAATGGAGGCCATTGGCAATGCTGGGAGTGCAATAGGGATACTAGCTAAGGATGGGGTCGTCTTGGTTGGTGAAAAGAAGGTTACTTCAAAGCTTCTGCAAACCTCAACTTCAACGGAGAAGATGTACAAGATCGACGATCATGTGGCATGCGCCGTTGCTGGAATTATGTCTGATGCCAACATTTTGATCAACACTGCTAGAGTCCAAGCTCAACGGTACACATATGCGTACCAGGAGCCGATGCCCGTGGAACAGCTAGTTCAATCACTCTGTGATACTAAGCAAGGGTATACTCAATTTGGTGGGCTTCGCCCATTTGGTGTTTCATTTCTGTTTGCAGGATGGGACAAGAACTATGGTTTCCAGCTTTACATGAGTGATCCTAGCGGAAACTATGGCGGCTGGAAAGCTGCGGCTATCGGTGCCAATAACCAAGCGGCACAATCGATTCTGAAACAAGATTACAAGGATGAGATCAACCGAGAGGAGGCAATCCAGCTTGCCCTGAAGGTGCTGAGCAAAACTATGGACAGCACTAGCCTTACTTCCGATAAGCTTGAGCTGGCCGAAGTGTTCCTAATGCCTTCTGGGAATGTGAAGTACCAAGTCTGTTCGGCTGACTCTCTGAACAAGCTCTTGGCGAAATTCGGGGTGGCA